The Gammaproteobacteria bacterium genomic sequence CCCGGTTCTGGCCGGAGTCTGGCTGCTGCTGGTCAACAGCGTGGCGCCCGGCCAGATCGTGCTGGGCCTGCTGCTGGGCTGGGCCATCCCCTTTTTCACCCTGCGCTTCTGGCCGGAGAAGGTGCGCATCCGCAGGCCATTCACCCTGCTGCGCTTCACCGGCGTGGTGCTGATGGATATCGTGCTGGCCAACTTTACCGTGGCGCGACTTATCCTCGGCCGGCCGGAGCGCCTCCGGCCCGCTTTCGTGGTGGTGCCGCTGGATATCACTTCGGATCTGGCCATCAGCCTGCTGGCCAACACCATCTGCCTGACACCGGGCACGCTGTCGGCGCTGCTCGCGCCGGATCGCAAGAGCCTGCTGATCCATACCCTGGATGTGAGTGACATCGACGCGCTGGTCGCCACCATCAAGCAGCGCTATGAAACCCCGCTGAAGGAGGTCTTCGAAGCATGTTGAATATCGCCATCCCCATCGCCTTCACCCTGGTGTCTGTCGCCGTGGCCCTCAATTTCTGGCGCCTGCTGCGCGGTCCCAGCGCGCCAGACCGCATCCTGGCCCTGGACACCCTGTACATAAACACCGTCGCGCTGCTGGTGCTGTTGGGCATACATCTTTCCAGCGCCCTGTATTTCGAGGCGGCGCTGCTCATCGCCCTGATGGGTTTCGTCGGCACCGTCGCGCTGTGCAAGTATCTGTTGCGCGGCGACATCATCGAGTAATGGCCATGCTGGATTACTTTTTGTCCTTCCTGATTCTGACCGGCGCCGTGTTCACCTTCATCGGCTCCCTGGGCCTGGCCCGGCTGCGCGATTTCTACACCCGGCTGCACGGCCCCACCAAAGCCACCACCCTGGGCGTGGGCAGCCTGCTCATCGCCTCCGCCATTTACTTCAGTACGCGCGGCGCCGGCATCAGTCTGCACGAGGTACTGGTGACCCTGTTCCTCTTCATCACCGCCCCGGTAAGCGCCCATCTGCTGGCCAAGGCGGCCCTGCATCTCAGGCTGTACAGTCTGGCAGCGGTACCGGAGGAAGCAGCGCGGCAGGAAAGCGCGGAGGCGAAAACGAATCCTGAAAGCTCGCATCAATAACAGGGGCGTGTCTGACAGTGTGTTGAAAAAGCCCATCCATGGGCTTTTTCAACACGCAAAGCGAAAAATGTGATTTTCGCTTTTCTTCATTTTCCAAACACATACACCGTGTTTGAAAAATGGCGGCACGTCCTTGTGCCGCGCGCAGTCTGTTTTTCAACAGACTGCTAACGCCGTACCGCAAGCGTCCCGGTTGCGCTAGAATGAAACATGCCGCGAATGGTTTTCTAGCGATGTCCGCTTACTTTGTTTCTTCGTTGAATGACGCCGAGATACAAGACCATGTGCGCCGTGCGTTGCGTGAAGACATCGGCGGCGGCGATGTTACTGCGGCGCTGATTCCGGAGCCGGCACAGGGGCAGGCCAGCATTATCAGCCGCGAAGCGGCAGTGTTGTGCGGGACGGCCTGGTGTGATGCCGTTTTCCGGCAACTCGACAGCCGTGTGCGGACGGAGTGGCATGCGCACGATGCCGACCGCATCGCTGAAGATCAAGTATTGTGTACGCTGCGCGGCCCGGCACGCGCGCTGCTCACCGGCGAGCGCACCGCACTCAACTTTCTGCAAACCCTGTCAGGCACCGCGACGCTCGCGCGCCGCTACGCCGATGCGGTGGGGGGGCTGCGCGCCCAGGTGCTCGACACACGCAAGACCCTGCCGGGGCTGCGTTACGCCCAGAAATATGCCGTCACCTGCGGCGGTTGCCATAACCACCGCGCGGGTCTTTACGACGGCATCCTCATCAAGGAAAACCACATTCTCGCGGCGGGCTCCATTACGGCGGCGTTGCATGCCGCGCGCGCCTCGGCGTCACCCGGCATGATGATCGAGGTCGAAGTGGAAGCTATGGACGGACTGTGCGAGGCATTGAATGCCGGTGCAGGGCGCGTGCTGCTGGATAATTTCACGCTGGCCGATGTGCGGCGCGCGGTGCAGGAAAATCGCGGGCGTGCACGGCTTGAAGCTTCAGGCGGTGTGACGCTGGAGAATATCCGCAGCGTGGCGGAGACCGGCGTCGATTATATTTCGGTGGGCGACCTCACCAAAAACGTGCGCGCCGTCGATATGTCGATGCGCTTTGTTCTCTCCCCCTAAAGCGGAGTTGTAGGTCAGGCTGCGTAAGCTGCCTGACGGATACGTGGCTTCGTAGCTCCGTCACTGCATGAAGTCACGCAGCTTCGCAACGTGACCTGCGATTGCTAAAGGCTCTCTCCCCTTTGGGGGGGGGGTTACAGACGGTGGCCGCGTGCGCGCAGTATGGACTGTGCCTCCAGCGCGAGATGGATAATCTCCAGTTCCTGCTCCCAGTCGTACCCTGCACTGTTTTCCGCCGGTGCAGGGTACGCAAGATCATGCCAGGGTTCGTCCGCGTATATTTTGACGTGCCGCGTCTCTTCCATGCTGCGGCTCAAATCGGGCCAGATTTCATAAAACATGTCTGCCGGGCGCGTCACTGCCCATGCGTCGACCAGCCTGTAGCGTGCAGGCAGCCGGGTGAACGCCTCCGGCGTCCCGGTCTGTGCCGCGCCGGTTTCTTCATTGACGTGATCGGTGTGGATATGCACGATGAGCTTCGGTGCGCGCCGCACAATTTCCGGCGTGAGATTCACGCCGGACGGCATCCATGAAGAGAATGCCACGTCGAACGGGAAATCAATGTCGGCAAATTTTTCACTACGGACTTCGTAGCAATCACTGTCATAAAAATCGGCGATCTGATTCGGCTTCGCCTCCGGGTCGCGCAGACCAATGACCTTTACGCCTTCGCGCGCCAGCAGGCTGCCGATGAAGCCGTTGCCGCAATGGATATCGCACACCAGCGGTTGTTGCGCGACGCGGCGCGCGTACCACGCGATCTTCCGCATCTCTTCGTGCAGCGGGTAGTACGGCGCCACCGTAGGGGCGAACAGTTTCGGGTCGCGGTCTGCGGCGCTGAACACGAGATAGTGCAACGGCAGACTTTTGATGCGCTTGTCGAACGGCAGTGCGGTATTCCAGGCCGGGTGCAGCTTCTGCTGGAATTCAAAGATGCGGTTGAACATGGCCTCGGTGAAGGCCTCCATGTCGCGCAATTTTTCAAATTTATCCATGGTGATTCCGGTTTTCAGTGCGTAAGAAAGTAGGTGAGTTGCAGTGCCAGCAGAGCGTAAAGCGCGGCCAGCACATCGTCCAGCATGATGCCGAAGCCGCCTTTTATTTTTTGATCAGCGATATTGATGGGCCACGGTTTCCAGATGTCGAATAGCCGGAACAGTCCGAAGCCCAGCACGATCCATTCCCAACCGCGCGGTGCGGCAAACATGACAATCAGATAGCCGGTGATTTCGTCCCACACGATGCCGGGGTGATCCTCCGTACCCAGTGCGCGCGAAGTGGTGCCGCACAGCCATATGCCGACGACGAACAGCAGCAGACACAAGGCCGTGTAAAGCTCCAGCGTCAGCGTTTGCGCCCAGAGATAAACCGCGACGCCGACCAGCGTGCCGAAGGTGCCGGGGGCGGGCAGCAGGCCGGCACCCAGACCAAAGGCGAGCAGGTGTGCCGGATTGCGTCCTAAGTGGCGCAGTGTGACTGGGCGATTCATGCGCCGAAATGCAGATAACCGCTGCTGCGCAGGGCGCGTATGCTGCCGTCGGCTGCGATGCAGCGCAGCCCCGGCTCGGCTTCAATAACGCCGACGTTGACGCAACCGGCAGGGAAGCATTCCATCACATCAAGTAATGCAGCGCGCTGCCGCGCGGGCACGGTAAAACACAGTTCATAGTCGTCGCCTGCTGTCATGGGCAGCTCCCAGTCGCCCGTTTTTTCGATATACGCAGTGACATCGGCAGACAGGGGGAGTGCGGCGAGATTAATGTGTGCACCCACGCCACTGGCCGCCAGGATATGCCCGAGATCGGCGCAGAGGCCATCGGAGATATCGATGGCGGCGCTGGCGATACCGCGTAGCGCCAGGCCCTCCTGGATACGGGGCTGGGGACGGTTGAGGCGATGTGCAAGCTGCGCTGCGGAGTCGCCAGAAGATAGCGTCGGTTGTTGTAGTGTGCGCAGGGCCAAAGCGGCGTCACCCAGAGTGCCGGTGATATAGATCAGGTCGCCTGCACAGGCGCCGCTACGGCGCAGTGCGGTGCCTGTGGGCAGCAGGCCCAGTATCTGTACTGTAATGGAGAGCGGGCCGCGTGTGGTGTCGCCACCAATGAGTTGTACACCCTCTGCTGCGGCAAGTGCCAGGAAGCCGCTGCTGAAGGCGGCAAGCCAGGCCTCATCGGCATGCGGCAATGTGAGGGCGAGCGTCGCCCAGCGTGGCTCGGCGCCCATGGCCGCCATGTCGCTCAGGTTAACGGCGAGCGCCTTGTGGCCGATGTCCTGCGGTGCCGTCTGTGCCGGAAAGTGCACGCCTTCCACCAGCGTATCTGTCGCGACCGCGAGCTCCATGCCTGCCGGTACTCGCACCAGTGCGGCATCGTCTCCAATGCCGAGCGCCACGTCCGGGTCGGGCACTGCTGCCGGGCGTGCGAAGTAGCGTTCGATCAGGGTGAATTCGGTCAGCGCCATGCGAGCCGTGGTTGCCCTTAGGATGGGCGGCTCAGCTCGCCGGGCCGCAGGGCGCGGGCGACCTTGTCGAGCACGCCATTGACGTATTTGTAGCCCAGATCGCCACCGAAGCGTTTGGCAAGCTGGATGGCCTCGTTAATAATGACGCGGCAGGGTATTTCGGGGTGCGCGCGCAGCTCGTATGTGCCGATGCGCAGAATCGCGCATTCGACGGGGTCAATCTCGGCGATTGGCCGATCAAGCATGGGCGACAGACTGCGTTCGACGTCATCCAGCTGTGCCGGAATCTGGTGCAGCAGTTCCTGGAAATAGGGTAGCTCGGCCTTGTCCAGGGCGTGATCGATCAGAAACTGGGCTTCAATGTCAGACAGGTTTTGCCGCCCAATCTGCCATTGGTAGAGTGCCTGTACTGCGGCGCGGCGCGCCAGACTACGGGCGTGGCTCATCGGGCTTTCTTTTTGGGTGCCACAAGGCCTTTCAGAACGCTGACCATCTCCATGGCGGCCAATGCAGCCTCAGCGCCTTTGTTGTTGTTTGGGGTGGTGCGGAGCAGGGCCTGTTTCACCGTATCGGTGGTGAGCACGCCGAAGCTGACAGGAATGTCCTGTTGCAAGGCCACGCGGGCAAGGCCCTCGGTACAGGCGCCCGCTACATATTCAAAGTGCGGTGTATCACCGCGGATCACGGCGCCAAGGGCAATCAGCGCATCGTAGCGCCCGCTCCGGGCCAGTTGCTGTGCCGCGAGTGGCATTTCAAATGCGCCCGGAACCCGCAGGATGTGAATATTACGCTGCGCGATGCCGTGGTCGCCAAGGGCCGTCAATGCGCCATCGAGCAGGGCATCGACGATGGCACTATTGAAGCGCGCCGCCACGATACCGAAGCGTGCACCACGCAGATTAAAGCGGGTGGCGGCAGGTTTGGTTTTTTTCATGGAAGTAACGAACCCTGTAAAAAAGCAGGTGACAAGGTGCGCACAGTATACCCCATGCGGGGCGGGTTGGGGTGCGGGTATCCGCAGTTATTGCGGCTCGGCTGAGATGTAGTCGATGATCTCCAGGTCGAATCCGGAGATGCCATGTAGCCGCCGTGGCTGGCCCAGTACGCGCATCTTGTGCACGCCCAGATCCATGAGAATCTGGGCGCCGATGCCGTAGGTACGCAAGTCTGCCGCACCCTCCTGGCTGGCCGGGTGTGTCGTGTGGGGCTGGGACAGGGAGCGCTTGACGAATGCCAGCAATTCCTGTGTCGGGTCGGGTTTGCGCAGAATCACGATCACCCCGCTGTCCTCCTGCGCGATACGTTGCAGGGCGGCATGCAGTGTCCAGCCGCAGTCATCGCGCTTGAGTCCGATGCTGTCCATGGCGTTTTCGACATGCACGCGTACCAGTGCCGGCGTTCCGGCATACAGACTGCCGCGCACCAGCGCCAGATGTATCTGGCCGTCGATGGTGTCCCGAAACGCATGCAGCTGGAATTCGCCATGCTCGGTCTGTACCGGATGGGACGCGACATGCTCTACCGTCTTGTCGCGCTGGATACGGTAATGAATCAGGTCGGCGATGGTGCCAAGTTTGAGTCCGTGGTGTTGGGCGAATACTTCCAGATCAGGCCGCCGGGCCATGCTGCCGTCTTCGTTCAGGATTTCGACGATGACCGCCGCAGGCTCCAGTCCGGCCAGGCGCGCCAGATCACAGCCGGCCTCGGTATGGCCGGCACGCGTGAGCACGCCGCCGGGCTGCGCCATGAGCGGGAAGATATGGCCGGGCTGGGTCAGGTCGGCAGGCTGCGCGTCAGGCCCAACTGCCGTGCGCACGGTGTGGGCACGGTCGGCGGCGGAAATGCCGGTGGTGACGCCGTGGGCCGCCTCGATGGAGACGGTGAAGTTGGTGCGGTGCTCCGTGATGGTGCCGCTGACCATGAGTGGCAGGCGCAATTGCGCGCAGCGCTCATGCGTGAGCGTGAGACAGATCAGGCCGCGCCCAAAGCGCGCCATGAAGTTGATGTCTTCGGTACGCACCTGGGTTGCCGCCATAACCAGGTCGCCTTCATTTTCGCGCTCCTCGTCGTCCATGAGCACGACCATTTTACCGGCGCGAATATCAGCGATGATTTCTTCAGTACTGTTTAACGACATGTCTGTAGCCGTTCCAGATAGCGTGCAATCATGTCTACCTCGATGTTGACACTGTCGCCGGGTGTGAGTGTGCTGAACGTGGTTTCCTGCAGGGTGTGCGGCACCAGGTTGACCTCAAACACGGAGTCTGTTGCCGTATTGACGGTCAGGCTCACACCATCGACGCAGATTGAACCTTTTTCCGCGATGTATTTTGCGAGTGCAGAGGGCATCTTGAATGAGGCGTGCAGCGACTGTCCAGCAGCGTCGCATCCAAGCACAGTGGTGGTCCCATCCACGTGGCCGCTGACCAGATGGCCGCCCAGCCGCGTCATGGGCGTGACGGATTTTTCCAGATTGAGTCGGCTGCCGGGTGCAAGCGAGGAAAAAGTGGTGCGTGCCAGGGTTTCGGCCGATATATCGGCCTGAAAGCTATCTGCGTCAAGTGCCGCAACAGTGAGGCAGACGCCATTTATTGCGATGCTGTCACCGAGCTTTACATCGGACAGTTCAATCTGGCTGGCGGCAATGCGCGCCCGGGCCTCCCCGTCGTGGTGGGTGAGCGCCTCCAGTGTGCCTGTGCCTGTAATGATGCCGGTAAACATAAGACAGCCACGATACAAGATCGGACAGGCAAGTAGCAAGAAGCCTGCCCATGCCAGATGCAGAGTTACTCGGTTTGCGGGCCAAGCACGCGTAATATTTCGTCCACTGTGGTCAGTCCCTGCCGTACCTTGGCGTGGGCATCATCAATCAGCGTGGTGGTGCCAAGCTGCCGCGCCATGCGGGTGAGGTCAAGAATACTGGCGCCGGAGGCGATCATGTGACGCAGCTCGGCATTGGGTGTGAGTACCTCGTACAGTGCCAGTCGCCCACGGTAGCCAGTTTGATTGCACTGGGCGCATCCGATGCCGCCTTGAAACACAAGCCCGGATGCCGTAAACGCAGGGCCGAGTTGTGCCAGCAGTTCGGAAGCCGGGGATGTGCGTTCGCGACAGGTGGTGCAAATCCTGCGCACCAGGCGCTGCGCGATAATGCCCTCCAGTGCCGTGGCGATCACGTATGGCTTGAGTCCGAGATCGAACAGGCGCGCAATGGTCGCAATGGCGGAGTTGGTGTGCAGGGTGGAGTACACCAGATGTCCGGTGAGCGCGGCATGGAATGCAACTTCGGCAGTGTCGAAGTCGCGGATCTCGCCGATAAGGATCACGTCCGGATCCTGGCGCAGGATGGCGCGCAACACGCTGGGAAAATTGAGTCCGATCTTTTCGCGCACCAGCACCTGGCCAGCGATGTCGAGATAGTATTCCACCGGGTCTTCGATGGTGACGTAATTCTTGGTGGCGGTGGCGTTGTGCTGCAACAGCGAATACAGCGTGGTGGTCTTGCCACTGCCGGTGGGGCCGGTGGCGAGGATAATGCCTTGTGGCTTGGCGACCATGTTCACTAGTCTGGCAAGGTCAGGCGACGAGAACCCCAGGTCGTGTATGGTGTGTATCGCGGAGTTTCGGTCCAGGATACGCATCACGATCTTTTCGCCATTTATGGTAGGCAGGCTGGAGATGCGCAGATCGACCACGCGCAGCGGGGTCTTGACCGTGATACGTCCGTCCTGTGGCCGCCGCCGCTCGGTAATATCCATTTCCGCCATGACTTTGATGCGTGATATCAGAGACATGTGCAAGTGATGCGGGATATGTATCTTGTCAGCCAGAACGCCATCGATGCGGTAACGCACGACTACGCTCTTTGTGCGCGGGTGGATGTGAATGTCGCTTGCGCCCAGCCGGATGGCTTCGATGATGATGGAGTTGACAAGCCGGATGGCAGGAGGCTCTTCGGTCTCGCGTAGCAGTTCCTCCAGTGAGCGATCATCCTCCTCCTCGATGACGATCTCTATGCCTTCATACGGATCAACCGTGG encodes the following:
- a CDS encoding riboflavin synthase; amino-acid sequence: MFTGIITGTGTLEALTHHDGEARARIAASQIELSDVKLGDSIAINGVCLTVAALDADSFQADISAETLARTTFSSLAPGSRLNLEKSVTPMTRLGGHLVSGHVDGTTTVLGCDAAGQSLHASFKMPSALAKYIAEKGSICVDGVSLTVNTATDSVFEVNLVPHTLQETTFSTLTPGDSVNIEVDMIARYLERLQTCR
- the nadC gene encoding carboxylating nicotinate-nucleotide diphosphorylase; protein product: MKHAANGFLAMSAYFVSSLNDAEIQDHVRRALREDIGGGDVTAALIPEPAQGQASIISREAAVLCGTAWCDAVFRQLDSRVRTEWHAHDADRIAEDQVLCTLRGPARALLTGERTALNFLQTLSGTATLARRYADAVGGLRAQVLDTRKTLPGLRYAQKYAVTCGGCHNHRAGLYDGILIKENHILAAGSITAALHAARASASPGMMIEVEVEAMDGLCEALNAGAGRVLLDNFTLADVRRAVQENRGRARLEASGGVTLENIRSVAETGVDYISVGDLTKNVRAVDMSMRFVLSP
- the nusB gene encoding transcription antitermination factor NusB produces the protein MSHARSLARRAAVQALYQWQIGRQNLSDIEAQFLIDHALDKAELPYFQELLHQIPAQLDDVERSLSPMLDRPIAEIDPVECAILRIGTYELRAHPEIPCRVIINEAIQLAKRFGGDLGYKYVNGVLDKVARALRPGELSRPS
- a CDS encoding Na+/H+ antiporter subunit G; amino-acid sequence: MLDYFLSFLILTGAVFTFIGSLGLARLRDFYTRLHGPTKATTLGVGSLLIASAIYFSTRGAGISLHEVLVTLFLFITAPVSAHLLAKAALHLRLYSLAAVPEEAARQESAEAKTNPESSHQ
- a CDS encoding phosphatidylglycerophosphatase A gives rise to the protein MNRPVTLRHLGRNPAHLLAFGLGAGLLPAPGTFGTLVGVAVYLWAQTLTLELYTALCLLLFVVGIWLCGTTSRALGTEDHPGIVWDEITGYLIVMFAAPRGWEWIVLGFGLFRLFDIWKPWPINIADQKIKGGFGIMLDDVLAALYALLALQLTYFLTH
- the ribBA gene encoding bifunctional 3,4-dihydroxy-2-butanone-4-phosphate synthase/GTP cyclohydrolase II: MSLNSTEEIIADIRAGKMVVLMDDEERENEGDLVMAATQVRTEDINFMARFGRGLICLTLTHERCAQLRLPLMVSGTITEHRTNFTVSIEAAHGVTTGISAADRAHTVRTAVGPDAQPADLTQPGHIFPLMAQPGGVLTRAGHTEAGCDLARLAGLEPAAVIVEILNEDGSMARRPDLEVFAQHHGLKLGTIADLIHYRIQRDKTVEHVASHPVQTEHGEFQLHAFRDTIDGQIHLALVRGSLYAGTPALVRVHVENAMDSIGLKRDDCGWTLHAALQRIAQEDSGVIVILRKPDPTQELLAFVKRSLSQPHTTHPASQEGAADLRTYGIGAQILMDLGVHKMRVLGQPRRLHGISGFDLEIIDYISAEPQ
- a CDS encoding K+/H+ antiporter subunit F yields the protein MLNIAIPIAFTLVSVAVALNFWRLLRGPSAPDRILALDTLYINTVALLVLLGIHLSSALYFEAALLIALMGFVGTVALCKYLLRGDIIE
- the ribH gene encoding 6,7-dimethyl-8-ribityllumazine synthase, with translation MKKTKPAATRFNLRGARFGIVAARFNSAIVDALLDGALTALGDHGIAQRNIHILRVPGAFEMPLAAQQLARSGRYDALIALGAVIRGDTPHFEYVAGACTEGLARVALQQDIPVSFGVLTTDTVKQALLRTTPNNNKGAEAALAAMEMVSVLKGLVAPKKKAR
- a CDS encoding ATPase, T2SS/T4P/T4SS family, with amino-acid sequence MTHYASLFTGVTPEAASLTEPVSCVYRLLLVDDDSNVLKALQRVFRQENYIIDTATNGQEALRLLGKEKFHLMVSDHMMSGMNGAELLKRAKTIQPDMIRIMLTGHADTSAVMGAVNDGAVYKFILKPWNDDDLRITVALALEQHDLLEKNRALKNENKKKTQEIVALNKFAVTNRSQLAVMLHKRNLLNSKQVQELHKLQQTRKDPVIRLLIERDWVNEKTLRDILRKELLVDEVALPEIQIDPAVAALVPRSFCERQWVLPLKSEGRRLLLAMADPMDTGLIDDLRFVSGLEIQVVMADVAAIKAKIAAVYGERSPSFEELETLVSTVDPYEGIEIVIEEEDDRSLEELLRETEEPPAIRLVNSIIIEAIRLGASDIHIHPRTKSVVVRYRIDGVLADKIHIPHHLHMSLISRIKVMAEMDITERRRPQDGRITVKTPLRVVDLRISSLPTINGEKIVMRILDRNSAIHTIHDLGFSSPDLARLVNMVAKPQGIILATGPTGSGKTTTLYSLLQHNATATKNYVTIEDPVEYYLDIAGQVLVREKIGLNFPSVLRAILRQDPDVILIGEIRDFDTAEVAFHAALTGHLVYSTLHTNSAIATIARLFDLGLKPYVIATALEGIIAQRLVRRICTTCRERTSPASELLAQLGPAFTASGLVFQGGIGCAQCNQTGYRGRLALYEVLTPNAELRHMIASGASILDLTRMARQLGTTTLIDDAHAKVRQGLTTVDEILRVLGPQTE
- the thiL gene encoding thiamine-phosphate kinase, with amino-acid sequence MTEFTLIERYFARPAAVPDPDVALGIGDDAALVRVPAGMELAVATDTLVEGVHFPAQTAPQDIGHKALAVNLSDMAAMGAEPRWATLALTLPHADEAWLAAFSSGFLALAAAEGVQLIGGDTTRGPLSITVQILGLLPTGTALRRSGACAGDLIYITGTLGDAALALRTLQQPTLSSGDSAAQLAHRLNRPQPRIQEGLALRGIASAAIDISDGLCADLGHILAASGVGAHINLAALPLSADVTAYIEKTGDWELPMTAGDDYELCFTVPARQRAALLDVMECFPAGCVNVGVIEAEPGLRCIAADGSIRALRSSGYLHFGA
- a CDS encoding Na+/H+ antiporter subunit E, with the translated sequence MRRLLPHPLVTPVLAGVWLLLVNSVAPGQIVLGLLLGWAIPFFTLRFWPEKVRIRRPFTLLRFTGVVLMDIVLANFTVARLILGRPERLRPAFVVVPLDITSDLAISLLANTICLTPGTLSALLAPDRKSLLIHTLDVSDIDALVATIKQRYETPLKEVFEAC